One window of Lytechinus variegatus isolate NC3 chromosome 2, Lvar_3.0, whole genome shotgun sequence genomic DNA carries:
- the LOC121407952 gene encoding uncharacterized protein LOC121407952 isoform X1 → MSERGEDSSLPMMGPGRRAKSADPCRSRQRAQSAKSTRSAIETVLPTSQNAVSRAVYLRRLNILMSQKEDNSNLQRSATPNSFGCSLSVPWTFHSSTRMKQVPLPQVRNSSRTGTGAPRNMKNVSISGDRYLGSSKTGRQNTQSSLHKSYPQYDAPSLPKKEQVHRFEEEQTNLYITRTMKRKSEILSHRVDRLYYLCGSGFPVQGRYEVSDVELQKLREFSRVRNNSRATSGRSRSVHSLTESSLLTESRGKRSPLGSPLGSPRCTPVPPNIDLTVEGSGVTHSGDKVKGHAVSNQSQSDGTQQAQMSSRIQDGNTINEDGKKSSLDSNTHNRKAGDSSENENSSENQISGASRTEHSSEEQHASPHRTRETERDAKDRTECKKDSGHVDRQNGKLGGRSDGEALKVDGQGAASRQLSTGGDGDGDANKECRNGEGTVVGGGGDAAGVSGGPESSGDAIQDSDGCQGDGDNADGCQGDDDGANGRHGDGQGHDDADSCHGDGEDELEEVEGREGGDDALNRLSSSDAIQELDGQHGDEDKEECQDKVLNDGEESVTSKHPVLGERQVESIAPGLKLDKTPCTMKKSDVYLTDFGDPKAPPSSDRDGKPIHSYGREIAQLERKLDKVDTLTQEVDDIGQVTRVNSDVSDWGNDGNQEGDYESGVFARARSDEERRKALQRREERKEAKNAVKVEQSEAQRVRDKAEKERALKQARKIKFKMEDVYNFISSRQREIFSQKFRELDSDGNGKITLKELTKKMHSTTSKDDIRHLLKVFDLNKDKTVDQREFVTVAALNDKLTGKEVTSEAAPLELNLNRLSVHITAYKEMFDVVDQNGDGRLAMDEIMFIITVSTGIDIAVDKEAVRYIHSTIDKDGNGSIDFVEYLAFIPFFQKIHQQIIGKPVTFDEIEEARRAVKKAMNR, encoded by the exons CTGTTCATTATCAGTTCCATGGACGTTTCA TTCAAGCACCAGGATGAAGCAAGTTCCCCTTCCACAAGTGAGGAATAGCTCACGTACAGGGACCGGCGCACCAAGGAATATGAAGAATGTATCTATCAGTGGTGATCGATATCTAGGCTCATCAAAGACTGGACGGCAAAACACTCAAAG CTCTCTACACAAGTCCTATCCACAGTATGATGCGCCCTCGTTGCCTAAAAAGGAGCAGGTTCATAGATTTGAAGAGGAGCAGACCAACCTATATATCACACGGACGATGAAACGAAAGTCAGAG ATCCTATCTCACCGAGTTGATAGATTGTACTATCTCTGTGGATCAGGGTTCCCGGTGCAGGGCAGGTATGAGGTCAGCGATGTTGAATTACAAAAACTTCGAGAGTTCTCAAGGGTTCGAAACAATAGCAGAGCTACAAG TGGTCGTTCAAGGAGTGTGCATAGTTTGACTGAATCTAGTCTGTTAACAGAAAGCAGG GGTAAGAGATCACCTCTTGGGTCACCATTAGGATCACCTCGCTGCACACCCGTTCCTCCTAACATTGATCTTACCGTAGAAGGAAGCGGGGTCACTCACTCTGGtgacaaggtcaaaggtcatgcaGTGTCTAACCAAAGTCAGAGTGATGGTACTCAACAAGCTCAGATGTCTTCCAGAATCCAAG ATGGAAATACAATAAACGAAGATGGGAAGAAGAGTTCTTTGGACAGTAACACCCATAATAGGAAAGCAGGAGACTCGTCAGAAAACGAGAACTCTTCTGAGAACCAGATTTCAGGTGCCAGTAGGACGGAGCACTCGTCAGAAGAACAACATGCTAGCCCTCATAGAACCAGAGAGACAGAACGTGATGCAAAAGATAGGACTGAGTGCAAGAAAGATAGTGGACATGTAGATAGGCAGAATGGAAAGTTGGGTGGAAGATCTGACGGAGAAGCATTGAAAGTAGATGGACAAGGAGCAGCCTCTCGACAGCTTTCAACTGGTGGTGATGGAGACGGTGATGCAAACAAGGAATGCAGAAATGGTGAAGGAACAGTTGTAGGAGGAGGCGGGGATGCTGCTGGTGTCTCAGGAGGACCGGAATCATCTGGTGATGCTATCCAGGATTCAGATGGTTGCCAAGGAGATGGTGATAATGCAGATGGTTGCcaaggagatgatgatggtgcaaATGGTCGCCATGGAGATGGTCAAGGTCATGATGATGCAGATAGTTGCCATGGAGATGGAGAAGATGAACTTGAAGAGGTAGAAGGTAGAGAAGGCGGAGATGATGCCTTGAACAGACTCTCTTCTAGTGATGCCATACAGGAATTGGATGGTCAGCATGGTGATGAGGATAAAGAGGAATGTCAAGATAAAGTTCTCAATGATGGAGAAGAAAGTGTCACATCAAAG CATCCAGTTCTCGGAGAAAGACAGGTTGAGAG TATTGCACCAGGATTAAAACTTGATAAGACACCATGCACCATGAAGAAGTCAGA TGTATACCTGACCGACTTTGGCGATCCCAAGGCACCACCATCGAGCGATAGAGACGGGAAGCCAATCCACAGCTACGGCCGGGAGATTGCTCAGCTGGAAAGGAAACTTGACAAGGTGGACACCTTGACCCAGGAAGTAGATGACATAGGGCAGGTCACAAGGGTGAATTCGGATGTGTCTGATTGGGGGAATGACGGCAACCAGGAGGGGGACTATGAGAGCGGTGTGTTTGCCAGAGCTAGGAGTGACGAGGAGAGGAGGAAGGCTCTGCAGCGGAGGGAGGAAAGGAAAGAAGCAAAGAATGCGGTTAAGGTGGAACAGAGTGAAGCCCAACGAGTCCGGGATAAAGCAGAAAAGGAAAGAGCTCTCAAACAGGCTAGGAAAATCAAGTTCAAG ATGGAGGATGTGTATAATTTCATCAGTAGCAGGCAACGGGAAATCTTCAGCCAGAAGTTTAGGGAGCTGGACTCTGACGGTAATGGGAAGATTACTCTGAAAGAACTCACTAAAAAGATGCACTCCACCACTTCTAAGGATGATATTCGCCATCTTCTTAAG GTGTTTGATTTGAACAAGGATAAAACTGTTGACCAGCGTGAGTTTGTGACGGTTGCTGCCCTCAACGACAAACTGACCGGGAAGGAGGTGACATCAGAGGCCGCACCGTTAGAACTGAACTTGAACCGCCTCTCTGTTCATATAACCGCTTACAAG gaaATGTTTGATGTTGTTGATCAGAACGGAGACGGACGTCTGGCGATGGATGAGATCATGTTCATCATCACGGTTTCAACCGGCATCGACATCGCGGTCGACAAGGAGGCCGTCCGTTACATCCACAGCACCATTGACAAGGATGGCAATGGCAGCATTGATTTTGTGGAATATCTTGCCTTCATTCCTTTCTTCCAGAAGATACATCAGCAAATAATCGGAAAGCCTGTCACGTTTGATGAGATTGAAGAGGCAAGGAGAGCTGTGAAAAAGGCTATGAATAGATAG
- the LOC121407952 gene encoding uncharacterized protein LOC121407952 isoform X3, with protein sequence MLHKRATHPERLKASSLSSMYAATLPETTLPKIQLCNRMTRSAVELGQVSQKEDNSNLQRSATPNSFGCSLSVPWTFHSSTRMKQVPLPQVRNSSRTGTGAPRNMKNVSISGDRYLGSSKTGRQNTQSSLHKSYPQYDAPSLPKKEQVHRFEEEQTNLYITRTMKRKSEILSHRVDRLYYLCGSGFPVQGRYEVSDVELQKLREFSRVRNNSRATSGRSRSVHSLTESSLLTESRGKRSPLGSPLGSPRCTPVPPNIDLTVEGSGVTHSGDKVKGHAVSNQSQSDGTQQAQMSSRIQDGNTINEDGKKSSLDSNTHNRKAGDSSENENSSENQISGASRTEHSSEEQHASPHRTRETERDAKDRTECKKDSGHVDRQNGKLGGRSDGEALKVDGQGAASRQLSTGGDGDGDANKECRNGEGTVVGGGGDAAGVSGGPESSGDAIQDSDGCQGDGDNADGCQGDDDGANGRHGDGQGHDDADSCHGDGEDELEEVEGREGGDDALNRLSSSDAIQELDGQHGDEDKEECQDKVLNDGEESVTSKHPVLGERQVESIAPGLKLDKTPCTMKKSDVYLTDFGDPKAPPSSDRDGKPIHSYGREIAQLERKLDKVDTLTQEVDDIGQVTRVNSDVSDWGNDGNQEGDYESGVFARARSDEERRKALQRREERKEAKNAVKVEQSEAQRVRDKAEKERALKQARKIKFKMEDVYNFISSRQREIFSQKFRELDSDGNGKITLKELTKKMHSTTSKDDIRHLLKVFDLNKDKTVDQREFVTVAALNDKLTGKEVTSEAAPLELNLNRLSVHITAYKEMFDVVDQNGDGRLAMDEIMFIITVSTGIDIAVDKEAVRYIHSTIDKDGNGSIDFVEYLAFIPFFQKIHQQIIGKPVTFDEIEEARRAVKKAMNR encoded by the exons CTGTTCATTATCAGTTCCATGGACGTTTCA TTCAAGCACCAGGATGAAGCAAGTTCCCCTTCCACAAGTGAGGAATAGCTCACGTACAGGGACCGGCGCACCAAGGAATATGAAGAATGTATCTATCAGTGGTGATCGATATCTAGGCTCATCAAAGACTGGACGGCAAAACACTCAAAG CTCTCTACACAAGTCCTATCCACAGTATGATGCGCCCTCGTTGCCTAAAAAGGAGCAGGTTCATAGATTTGAAGAGGAGCAGACCAACCTATATATCACACGGACGATGAAACGAAAGTCAGAG ATCCTATCTCACCGAGTTGATAGATTGTACTATCTCTGTGGATCAGGGTTCCCGGTGCAGGGCAGGTATGAGGTCAGCGATGTTGAATTACAAAAACTTCGAGAGTTCTCAAGGGTTCGAAACAATAGCAGAGCTACAAG TGGTCGTTCAAGGAGTGTGCATAGTTTGACTGAATCTAGTCTGTTAACAGAAAGCAGG GGTAAGAGATCACCTCTTGGGTCACCATTAGGATCACCTCGCTGCACACCCGTTCCTCCTAACATTGATCTTACCGTAGAAGGAAGCGGGGTCACTCACTCTGGtgacaaggtcaaaggtcatgcaGTGTCTAACCAAAGTCAGAGTGATGGTACTCAACAAGCTCAGATGTCTTCCAGAATCCAAG ATGGAAATACAATAAACGAAGATGGGAAGAAGAGTTCTTTGGACAGTAACACCCATAATAGGAAAGCAGGAGACTCGTCAGAAAACGAGAACTCTTCTGAGAACCAGATTTCAGGTGCCAGTAGGACGGAGCACTCGTCAGAAGAACAACATGCTAGCCCTCATAGAACCAGAGAGACAGAACGTGATGCAAAAGATAGGACTGAGTGCAAGAAAGATAGTGGACATGTAGATAGGCAGAATGGAAAGTTGGGTGGAAGATCTGACGGAGAAGCATTGAAAGTAGATGGACAAGGAGCAGCCTCTCGACAGCTTTCAACTGGTGGTGATGGAGACGGTGATGCAAACAAGGAATGCAGAAATGGTGAAGGAACAGTTGTAGGAGGAGGCGGGGATGCTGCTGGTGTCTCAGGAGGACCGGAATCATCTGGTGATGCTATCCAGGATTCAGATGGTTGCCAAGGAGATGGTGATAATGCAGATGGTTGCcaaggagatgatgatggtgcaaATGGTCGCCATGGAGATGGTCAAGGTCATGATGATGCAGATAGTTGCCATGGAGATGGAGAAGATGAACTTGAAGAGGTAGAAGGTAGAGAAGGCGGAGATGATGCCTTGAACAGACTCTCTTCTAGTGATGCCATACAGGAATTGGATGGTCAGCATGGTGATGAGGATAAAGAGGAATGTCAAGATAAAGTTCTCAATGATGGAGAAGAAAGTGTCACATCAAAG CATCCAGTTCTCGGAGAAAGACAGGTTGAGAG TATTGCACCAGGATTAAAACTTGATAAGACACCATGCACCATGAAGAAGTCAGA TGTATACCTGACCGACTTTGGCGATCCCAAGGCACCACCATCGAGCGATAGAGACGGGAAGCCAATCCACAGCTACGGCCGGGAGATTGCTCAGCTGGAAAGGAAACTTGACAAGGTGGACACCTTGACCCAGGAAGTAGATGACATAGGGCAGGTCACAAGGGTGAATTCGGATGTGTCTGATTGGGGGAATGACGGCAACCAGGAGGGGGACTATGAGAGCGGTGTGTTTGCCAGAGCTAGGAGTGACGAGGAGAGGAGGAAGGCTCTGCAGCGGAGGGAGGAAAGGAAAGAAGCAAAGAATGCGGTTAAGGTGGAACAGAGTGAAGCCCAACGAGTCCGGGATAAAGCAGAAAAGGAAAGAGCTCTCAAACAGGCTAGGAAAATCAAGTTCAAG ATGGAGGATGTGTATAATTTCATCAGTAGCAGGCAACGGGAAATCTTCAGCCAGAAGTTTAGGGAGCTGGACTCTGACGGTAATGGGAAGATTACTCTGAAAGAACTCACTAAAAAGATGCACTCCACCACTTCTAAGGATGATATTCGCCATCTTCTTAAG GTGTTTGATTTGAACAAGGATAAAACTGTTGACCAGCGTGAGTTTGTGACGGTTGCTGCCCTCAACGACAAACTGACCGGGAAGGAGGTGACATCAGAGGCCGCACCGTTAGAACTGAACTTGAACCGCCTCTCTGTTCATATAACCGCTTACAAG gaaATGTTTGATGTTGTTGATCAGAACGGAGACGGACGTCTGGCGATGGATGAGATCATGTTCATCATCACGGTTTCAACCGGCATCGACATCGCGGTCGACAAGGAGGCCGTCCGTTACATCCACAGCACCATTGACAAGGATGGCAATGGCAGCATTGATTTTGTGGAATATCTTGCCTTCATTCCTTTCTTCCAGAAGATACATCAGCAAATAATCGGAAAGCCTGTCACGTTTGATGAGATTGAAGAGGCAAGGAGAGCTGTGAAAAAGGCTATGAATAGATAG
- the LOC121407952 gene encoding uncharacterized protein LOC121407952 isoform X4, producing MLHKRATHPERLKASSLSSMYAATLPETTLPKIQLCNRMTRSAVELGQVSQKEDNSNLQRSATPNSFGSSTRMKQVPLPQVRNSSRTGTGAPRNMKNVSISGDRYLGSSKTGRQNTQSSLHKSYPQYDAPSLPKKEQVHRFEEEQTNLYITRTMKRKSEILSHRVDRLYYLCGSGFPVQGRYEVSDVELQKLREFSRVRNNSRATSGRSRSVHSLTESSLLTESRGKRSPLGSPLGSPRCTPVPPNIDLTVEGSGVTHSGDKVKGHAVSNQSQSDGTQQAQMSSRIQDGNTINEDGKKSSLDSNTHNRKAGDSSENENSSENQISGASRTEHSSEEQHASPHRTRETERDAKDRTECKKDSGHVDRQNGKLGGRSDGEALKVDGQGAASRQLSTGGDGDGDANKECRNGEGTVVGGGGDAAGVSGGPESSGDAIQDSDGCQGDGDNADGCQGDDDGANGRHGDGQGHDDADSCHGDGEDELEEVEGREGGDDALNRLSSSDAIQELDGQHGDEDKEECQDKVLNDGEESVTSKHPVLGERQVESIAPGLKLDKTPCTMKKSDVYLTDFGDPKAPPSSDRDGKPIHSYGREIAQLERKLDKVDTLTQEVDDIGQVTRVNSDVSDWGNDGNQEGDYESGVFARARSDEERRKALQRREERKEAKNAVKVEQSEAQRVRDKAEKERALKQARKIKFKMEDVYNFISSRQREIFSQKFRELDSDGNGKITLKELTKKMHSTTSKDDIRHLLKVFDLNKDKTVDQREFVTVAALNDKLTGKEVTSEAAPLELNLNRLSVHITAYKEMFDVVDQNGDGRLAMDEIMFIITVSTGIDIAVDKEAVRYIHSTIDKDGNGSIDFVEYLAFIPFFQKIHQQIIGKPVTFDEIEEARRAVKKAMNR from the exons TTCAAGCACCAGGATGAAGCAAGTTCCCCTTCCACAAGTGAGGAATAGCTCACGTACAGGGACCGGCGCACCAAGGAATATGAAGAATGTATCTATCAGTGGTGATCGATATCTAGGCTCATCAAAGACTGGACGGCAAAACACTCAAAG CTCTCTACACAAGTCCTATCCACAGTATGATGCGCCCTCGTTGCCTAAAAAGGAGCAGGTTCATAGATTTGAAGAGGAGCAGACCAACCTATATATCACACGGACGATGAAACGAAAGTCAGAG ATCCTATCTCACCGAGTTGATAGATTGTACTATCTCTGTGGATCAGGGTTCCCGGTGCAGGGCAGGTATGAGGTCAGCGATGTTGAATTACAAAAACTTCGAGAGTTCTCAAGGGTTCGAAACAATAGCAGAGCTACAAG TGGTCGTTCAAGGAGTGTGCATAGTTTGACTGAATCTAGTCTGTTAACAGAAAGCAGG GGTAAGAGATCACCTCTTGGGTCACCATTAGGATCACCTCGCTGCACACCCGTTCCTCCTAACATTGATCTTACCGTAGAAGGAAGCGGGGTCACTCACTCTGGtgacaaggtcaaaggtcatgcaGTGTCTAACCAAAGTCAGAGTGATGGTACTCAACAAGCTCAGATGTCTTCCAGAATCCAAG ATGGAAATACAATAAACGAAGATGGGAAGAAGAGTTCTTTGGACAGTAACACCCATAATAGGAAAGCAGGAGACTCGTCAGAAAACGAGAACTCTTCTGAGAACCAGATTTCAGGTGCCAGTAGGACGGAGCACTCGTCAGAAGAACAACATGCTAGCCCTCATAGAACCAGAGAGACAGAACGTGATGCAAAAGATAGGACTGAGTGCAAGAAAGATAGTGGACATGTAGATAGGCAGAATGGAAAGTTGGGTGGAAGATCTGACGGAGAAGCATTGAAAGTAGATGGACAAGGAGCAGCCTCTCGACAGCTTTCAACTGGTGGTGATGGAGACGGTGATGCAAACAAGGAATGCAGAAATGGTGAAGGAACAGTTGTAGGAGGAGGCGGGGATGCTGCTGGTGTCTCAGGAGGACCGGAATCATCTGGTGATGCTATCCAGGATTCAGATGGTTGCCAAGGAGATGGTGATAATGCAGATGGTTGCcaaggagatgatgatggtgcaaATGGTCGCCATGGAGATGGTCAAGGTCATGATGATGCAGATAGTTGCCATGGAGATGGAGAAGATGAACTTGAAGAGGTAGAAGGTAGAGAAGGCGGAGATGATGCCTTGAACAGACTCTCTTCTAGTGATGCCATACAGGAATTGGATGGTCAGCATGGTGATGAGGATAAAGAGGAATGTCAAGATAAAGTTCTCAATGATGGAGAAGAAAGTGTCACATCAAAG CATCCAGTTCTCGGAGAAAGACAGGTTGAGAG TATTGCACCAGGATTAAAACTTGATAAGACACCATGCACCATGAAGAAGTCAGA TGTATACCTGACCGACTTTGGCGATCCCAAGGCACCACCATCGAGCGATAGAGACGGGAAGCCAATCCACAGCTACGGCCGGGAGATTGCTCAGCTGGAAAGGAAACTTGACAAGGTGGACACCTTGACCCAGGAAGTAGATGACATAGGGCAGGTCACAAGGGTGAATTCGGATGTGTCTGATTGGGGGAATGACGGCAACCAGGAGGGGGACTATGAGAGCGGTGTGTTTGCCAGAGCTAGGAGTGACGAGGAGAGGAGGAAGGCTCTGCAGCGGAGGGAGGAAAGGAAAGAAGCAAAGAATGCGGTTAAGGTGGAACAGAGTGAAGCCCAACGAGTCCGGGATAAAGCAGAAAAGGAAAGAGCTCTCAAACAGGCTAGGAAAATCAAGTTCAAG ATGGAGGATGTGTATAATTTCATCAGTAGCAGGCAACGGGAAATCTTCAGCCAGAAGTTTAGGGAGCTGGACTCTGACGGTAATGGGAAGATTACTCTGAAAGAACTCACTAAAAAGATGCACTCCACCACTTCTAAGGATGATATTCGCCATCTTCTTAAG GTGTTTGATTTGAACAAGGATAAAACTGTTGACCAGCGTGAGTTTGTGACGGTTGCTGCCCTCAACGACAAACTGACCGGGAAGGAGGTGACATCAGAGGCCGCACCGTTAGAACTGAACTTGAACCGCCTCTCTGTTCATATAACCGCTTACAAG gaaATGTTTGATGTTGTTGATCAGAACGGAGACGGACGTCTGGCGATGGATGAGATCATGTTCATCATCACGGTTTCAACCGGCATCGACATCGCGGTCGACAAGGAGGCCGTCCGTTACATCCACAGCACCATTGACAAGGATGGCAATGGCAGCATTGATTTTGTGGAATATCTTGCCTTCATTCCTTTCTTCCAGAAGATACATCAGCAAATAATCGGAAAGCCTGTCACGTTTGATGAGATTGAAGAGGCAAGGAGAGCTGTGAAAAAGGCTATGAATAGATAG
- the LOC121407952 gene encoding uncharacterized protein LOC121407952 isoform X2, whose translation MSERGEDSSLPMMGPGRRAKSADPCRSRQRAQSAKSTRSAIETVLPTSQNAVSRAVYLRRLNILMSQKEDNSNLQRSATPNSFGSSTRMKQVPLPQVRNSSRTGTGAPRNMKNVSISGDRYLGSSKTGRQNTQSSLHKSYPQYDAPSLPKKEQVHRFEEEQTNLYITRTMKRKSEILSHRVDRLYYLCGSGFPVQGRYEVSDVELQKLREFSRVRNNSRATSGRSRSVHSLTESSLLTESRGKRSPLGSPLGSPRCTPVPPNIDLTVEGSGVTHSGDKVKGHAVSNQSQSDGTQQAQMSSRIQDGNTINEDGKKSSLDSNTHNRKAGDSSENENSSENQISGASRTEHSSEEQHASPHRTRETERDAKDRTECKKDSGHVDRQNGKLGGRSDGEALKVDGQGAASRQLSTGGDGDGDANKECRNGEGTVVGGGGDAAGVSGGPESSGDAIQDSDGCQGDGDNADGCQGDDDGANGRHGDGQGHDDADSCHGDGEDELEEVEGREGGDDALNRLSSSDAIQELDGQHGDEDKEECQDKVLNDGEESVTSKHPVLGERQVESIAPGLKLDKTPCTMKKSDVYLTDFGDPKAPPSSDRDGKPIHSYGREIAQLERKLDKVDTLTQEVDDIGQVTRVNSDVSDWGNDGNQEGDYESGVFARARSDEERRKALQRREERKEAKNAVKVEQSEAQRVRDKAEKERALKQARKIKFKMEDVYNFISSRQREIFSQKFRELDSDGNGKITLKELTKKMHSTTSKDDIRHLLKVFDLNKDKTVDQREFVTVAALNDKLTGKEVTSEAAPLELNLNRLSVHITAYKEMFDVVDQNGDGRLAMDEIMFIITVSTGIDIAVDKEAVRYIHSTIDKDGNGSIDFVEYLAFIPFFQKIHQQIIGKPVTFDEIEEARRAVKKAMNR comes from the exons TTCAAGCACCAGGATGAAGCAAGTTCCCCTTCCACAAGTGAGGAATAGCTCACGTACAGGGACCGGCGCACCAAGGAATATGAAGAATGTATCTATCAGTGGTGATCGATATCTAGGCTCATCAAAGACTGGACGGCAAAACACTCAAAG CTCTCTACACAAGTCCTATCCACAGTATGATGCGCCCTCGTTGCCTAAAAAGGAGCAGGTTCATAGATTTGAAGAGGAGCAGACCAACCTATATATCACACGGACGATGAAACGAAAGTCAGAG ATCCTATCTCACCGAGTTGATAGATTGTACTATCTCTGTGGATCAGGGTTCCCGGTGCAGGGCAGGTATGAGGTCAGCGATGTTGAATTACAAAAACTTCGAGAGTTCTCAAGGGTTCGAAACAATAGCAGAGCTACAAG TGGTCGTTCAAGGAGTGTGCATAGTTTGACTGAATCTAGTCTGTTAACAGAAAGCAGG GGTAAGAGATCACCTCTTGGGTCACCATTAGGATCACCTCGCTGCACACCCGTTCCTCCTAACATTGATCTTACCGTAGAAGGAAGCGGGGTCACTCACTCTGGtgacaaggtcaaaggtcatgcaGTGTCTAACCAAAGTCAGAGTGATGGTACTCAACAAGCTCAGATGTCTTCCAGAATCCAAG ATGGAAATACAATAAACGAAGATGGGAAGAAGAGTTCTTTGGACAGTAACACCCATAATAGGAAAGCAGGAGACTCGTCAGAAAACGAGAACTCTTCTGAGAACCAGATTTCAGGTGCCAGTAGGACGGAGCACTCGTCAGAAGAACAACATGCTAGCCCTCATAGAACCAGAGAGACAGAACGTGATGCAAAAGATAGGACTGAGTGCAAGAAAGATAGTGGACATGTAGATAGGCAGAATGGAAAGTTGGGTGGAAGATCTGACGGAGAAGCATTGAAAGTAGATGGACAAGGAGCAGCCTCTCGACAGCTTTCAACTGGTGGTGATGGAGACGGTGATGCAAACAAGGAATGCAGAAATGGTGAAGGAACAGTTGTAGGAGGAGGCGGGGATGCTGCTGGTGTCTCAGGAGGACCGGAATCATCTGGTGATGCTATCCAGGATTCAGATGGTTGCCAAGGAGATGGTGATAATGCAGATGGTTGCcaaggagatgatgatggtgcaaATGGTCGCCATGGAGATGGTCAAGGTCATGATGATGCAGATAGTTGCCATGGAGATGGAGAAGATGAACTTGAAGAGGTAGAAGGTAGAGAAGGCGGAGATGATGCCTTGAACAGACTCTCTTCTAGTGATGCCATACAGGAATTGGATGGTCAGCATGGTGATGAGGATAAAGAGGAATGTCAAGATAAAGTTCTCAATGATGGAGAAGAAAGTGTCACATCAAAG CATCCAGTTCTCGGAGAAAGACAGGTTGAGAG TATTGCACCAGGATTAAAACTTGATAAGACACCATGCACCATGAAGAAGTCAGA TGTATACCTGACCGACTTTGGCGATCCCAAGGCACCACCATCGAGCGATAGAGACGGGAAGCCAATCCACAGCTACGGCCGGGAGATTGCTCAGCTGGAAAGGAAACTTGACAAGGTGGACACCTTGACCCAGGAAGTAGATGACATAGGGCAGGTCACAAGGGTGAATTCGGATGTGTCTGATTGGGGGAATGACGGCAACCAGGAGGGGGACTATGAGAGCGGTGTGTTTGCCAGAGCTAGGAGTGACGAGGAGAGGAGGAAGGCTCTGCAGCGGAGGGAGGAAAGGAAAGAAGCAAAGAATGCGGTTAAGGTGGAACAGAGTGAAGCCCAACGAGTCCGGGATAAAGCAGAAAAGGAAAGAGCTCTCAAACAGGCTAGGAAAATCAAGTTCAAG ATGGAGGATGTGTATAATTTCATCAGTAGCAGGCAACGGGAAATCTTCAGCCAGAAGTTTAGGGAGCTGGACTCTGACGGTAATGGGAAGATTACTCTGAAAGAACTCACTAAAAAGATGCACTCCACCACTTCTAAGGATGATATTCGCCATCTTCTTAAG GTGTTTGATTTGAACAAGGATAAAACTGTTGACCAGCGTGAGTTTGTGACGGTTGCTGCCCTCAACGACAAACTGACCGGGAAGGAGGTGACATCAGAGGCCGCACCGTTAGAACTGAACTTGAACCGCCTCTCTGTTCATATAACCGCTTACAAG gaaATGTTTGATGTTGTTGATCAGAACGGAGACGGACGTCTGGCGATGGATGAGATCATGTTCATCATCACGGTTTCAACCGGCATCGACATCGCGGTCGACAAGGAGGCCGTCCGTTACATCCACAGCACCATTGACAAGGATGGCAATGGCAGCATTGATTTTGTGGAATATCTTGCCTTCATTCCTTTCTTCCAGAAGATACATCAGCAAATAATCGGAAAGCCTGTCACGTTTGATGAGATTGAAGAGGCAAGGAGAGCTGTGAAAAAGGCTATGAATAGATAG